One region of Vitis vinifera cultivar Pinot Noir 40024 chromosome 1, ASM3070453v1 genomic DNA includes:
- the LOC100249124 gene encoding origin of replication complex subunit 4, which yields MKGRENPAEDALILLRSRICNPNFVFTPFSDSPDSNYSKLKFIISSSVTEACNNSILLLGPRGSGKTAVLELVIRDLLAEHADMISVIRLNGLLHSDDNCAVKEIARQLCVEHQLLFSKMASFDDNSQFMIAMLRECGLAHKTIIFVLDEFDFFTQGKQRLLYSLLDAMQSVTSQAVVIGVSCRLDADQLLEKRVRSRFSHRKVLFLPPSKEDLQRLLEHIFSLPVDTSLPNDYAVEFNMKLHHILADERFKEIINTLLNSDSTVKHLLRFLFYAVCHMDLESGFLSLDNFRTAMSSIQRQPKMEYLQDCSILELYILVCMKRLEVKEQNSYNFNSVMKEYKGIHDAYQTSDYYARNVCLRAFEHLVQRELICFMDNRGNNQSIEFRAVKLLISSHELYQGLKSYRSCPVILRKLVDQ from the exons ATGAAAGGGCGAGAAAATCCAGCAGAGGATGCCTTAATTCTTCTCAGAAGTAGAATTTGTAACCCTAATTTCGTCTTCACACCATTTTCCGATTCACCCGACAGCAATTACAG CAAGTTGAAATTCATTATATCAAGCTCAGTGACCGAGGCATGTAACAATTCAATCCTTCTTCTTGGTCCTCGTGGTTCTGGAAAAACGGCG GTGTTGGAGCTTGTTATCAGAGATCTATTGGCAGAACATGCTGATATGATATCAGTG ATCAGATTGAATGGGCTTTTGCACAGTGATGACAATTGTGCAGTCAAG GAAATTGCTAGACAATTGTGTGTGGAGCATCAGTTGTTGTTCTCAAAAATG GCATCATTTGACGATAATTCCCAGTTCATGATAGCTATGTTACG GGAGTGTGGATTAGCTCACAAGACAATCATTTTTGTATTGGATGAGTTTGACTTCTTCACTCAG GGGAAACAACGATTACTTTATAGCTTGTTGGATGCAATGCAATCTGTGACGTCACAAGCAGTTGTCATTGGTGTCAGTTGCAGACTA GATGCAGATCAACTCTTGGAAAAAAGAGTAAGATCTCGTTTTTCACATAGAAAGGTGTTGTTTCTTCCACCCTCAAAGGAAGATCTACAAAG ATTGTTAGAGCACATTTTTTCTTTGCCAGTAGACACGAGCCTTCCAAATGACTATGCTGTTGAGTTCAATATGAAACTCCAT CATATATTGGCAGATGAGAGATTTAAAGAAATCATTAATACCTTGTTGAATTCTGATTCCACTGTCAAACATTTGTTGAGGTTTCT ATTTTATGCTGTTTGTCATATGGATTTGGAATCTGGGTTCCTGTCACTTGATAACTTCAGAACAGCAATGTCAAGCATCCAAAGGCAGCCAAAGATGGAATATTTACAAG ATTGCTCCATTTTGGAACTCTATATTTTGGTGTGCATGAAGAGGTTGGAAGTCAAAGAGCAAAACTCATACAATTTCAATTCTGTAATGAAAG AATACAAAGGCATACATGATGCATACCAGACATCCGATTATTATGCACGGAATGTATGCTTACGG GCTTTTGAACACCTTGTACAACGTGAATTAATCTGTTTTATGGATAATAGGGGAAACAATCAATCTATAGAATTTCGTGCAGTGAAGCTACTAATCTCATCACATGAACTCTATCAGGGATTGAAATCATATCGCTCTTGTCCT GTCATTCTGCGGAAGCTGGTGGACCAATGA
- the LOC100259443 gene encoding sec-independent protein translocase protein TATC, chloroplastic has translation MGSTSGFFSLLRINNCCFFNQLHPIRHHKPPLQIHRRRAPGFGPSQRLRLRNFSTLVCSAVEDDARDKQQQLGGGVGSIVEERPVAEDSGEDTLQNVDQDKKENGLYDFLYPSKELLPDDKEMSIFDHLEELRQRIFVSVLAVGAAMLGSFAFSKELVMILEAPVKEQGVRFLQLAPGEFFFTTLKVSGYCGLLLGSPIILYEIIAFVLPGLTKAERMFLGPIVLGSSVLFYAGIIFSYSILTPAALNFFVNYAEGAVESLWSIDQYFEFVFVLMFSTGLSFQVPVIQLLLGQVGVVSGDQMLSIWRYVVVGAVVAAAVLTPSTDPLTQVLLAGPLLGLYLGGAWMVKLMGR, from the exons ATGGGAAGCACCAGTggtttcttctctcttcttcgCATCAACAACTGCTGTTTTTTTAATCAGCTCCACCCTATCAGACACCACAAACCTCCCCTGCAAATCCACCGCAGGAGAGCACCGGGCTTTGGGCCATCTCAGAGGCTCCGCCTTAGAAATTTCAGCACGCTTGTTTGTTCTGCCGTTGAAGATGATGCGAGGGATAAGCAGCAGCAACTGGGTGGCGGTGTTGGGTCAATTGTTGAGGAGAGGCCTG TGGCTGAGGACTCAGGTGAAGATACACTGCAAAACGTTGAccaagataaaaaagaaaatggtctTTATGATTTTCTTTATCCCAGTAAAGAGCTCCTGCCAGATGATAAAGAAATGTCCATATTTGATCATCTAGAGGAGCTACGTCAGAGAATATTTGTGTCAGTTTTGGCAGTTGGAGCTGCCATGTTGGGATCTTTTGCATTTTCAAAAGAACTGGTTATGATTCTTGAAGCTCCTGTTAAAGAACAGGGTGTTCGATTTCTGCAACTGGCTCCTGGAGAGTTTTTCTTTACAACTTTGAAG GTATCAGGATACTGTGGTCTTCTCTTGGGGAGCCCCATCATCTTATATGAAATTATAGCTTTTGTTCTTCCAGGTTTAACAAAGGCAGAGAGAATGTTTCTGGGGCCAATTGTATTAGGGTCCTCAGTACTTTTCTACGCTGGTATCATCTTCTCCTACTCGATTCTCACCCCGGCAGCCTTGAATTTCTTTGTTAATTACGCAGAAGGAGCTGTGGAATCTTTGTGGTCTATTGATCAATACTTTGAGTTTGTCTTTGTGCTCATGTTCAGCACTGGTTTGTCTTTTCAG GTTCCAGTCATACAACTTCTACTGGGACAAGTTGGTGTAGTGTCAGGAGATCAAATGCTGTCAATTTGGAGATATGTCGTGGTTGGTGCTGTTGTGGCTGCTGCAGTTCTTACTCCATCAACTGATCCTCTAACTCAGGTGCTTCTGGCAGGGCCCCTTTTGGGTCTCTACTTGGGTGGGGCATGGATGGTAAAGCTTATGGGGCGGTGA
- the LOC100243961 gene encoding uncharacterized protein LOC100243961, producing MSRAKREQLSRTLNSHLNNIHETFQVLDQTSSLPLDKVSWDDVIQMGEQVYKQATIVGMLWTGEAPEVSALEGNMEAYFNMLQGFLFLSHGSTVGAGPTLSSSIHASVKQVVDSSFRLLKESVSSYGSRNRDQKLSIPQLVGAVWEACSALKKTPATNITAIGRTMTQVAVSMKDVLREMKELKPASSDPTDETSDEASNKAESIPENDDNSSEGDLGNDLSPEEMKIAVSVISVVTEILAVIKELIRCITGLVKQEDANKSSNFVDSLEKLLKLCQGIGVQVDELGACLYPPQEIPAMKAAAEKISGSVDEIQAEIENLGGTTETFIQACNVLRSSLGQLNSLVGDSSTADLVPEMQNLAVTS from the exons ATGAGTAGAGCCAAGAGAGAGCAGCTGAGTCGAACTCTGAATTCCCACCTCAACAACATCCACGAGACCTTCCAG GTTTTGGATCAAACATCTTCACTTCCTCTTGACAAAGTCAGTTGGGATGACGTTATACAGATGGGAGAGCAAGTCTACAAACAAGCTACTATTG TTGGAATGCTTTGGACCGGGGAAGCACCTGAAGTTTCAGCACTGGAAGGGAATATGGAAGCATACTTCAATATGCTACAGggtttcctttttctctcccATGGAAGTACAGTGGGTGCAGGACCTACTCTTTCTTCCAGTATTCATGCATCGGTGAAGCAAGTTGTGGATTCTAGTTTTCGGTTATTGAAAGAGTCTGTCTCTTCCTATG GATCCCGCAACAGAGACCAGAAACTCTCAATCCCACAGTTAGTGGGTGCGGTTTGGGAGGCCTGTTCTGCTCTTAAGAAGACTCCTGCCACAAATATCACAGCCATTGGACGAACAATGACACAGGTTGCAGTTTCCATGAAGGATGTCCTTCGCGAGATGAAGGAGCTGAAGCCAGCTTCCTCAGACCCAACTGATGAAACTTCTGATGAGGCTTCCAACAAAGCAGAAAGCATACCtgaaaatgatgataattcAAGTGAAGGTGATCTTGGCAATGACCTGTCGCCTGAGGAAATGAAAATTGCAGTATCAGTGATATCAGTTGTCACTGAAATTCTTGCAGTCATAAAGGAGCTTATCCGCTGCATTACAGGCTTGGTTAAACAGGAAGATGCAAACAAGAGTAGTAATTTTGTGGATTCGTTGGAGAAGTTATTGAAGCTCTGCCAAGGAATTGGTGTACAGGTTGATGAGCTCGGTGCTTGTCTTTACCCCCCACAAGAGATTCCTGCCATGAAGGCCGCCGCAGAGAAAATATCTGGCAGTGTTGATGAAATACAGGCAGAGATAGAAAATCTTGGAGGCACCACAGAAACCTTCATTCAGGCATGCAATGTTTTGAGGAGCTCTCTGGGACAGCTAAATTCCCTAGTGGGTGATTCCAGTACTGCTGATCTTGTACCTGAAATGCAGAATCTTGCTGTGACAAGttaa
- the LOC100266292 gene encoding protein DETOXIFICATION 12, translating into MEESLLVKGKGGEKRGEGLRWVLVGEEVKRLGCLAAPMVAVILSQYLLQVISLMMVGHLGELALSSTAIAISLSGVTGFSFLLGMASALETLCGQAYGAEQYHKLGTQTYTAIVSLLLVCLPLAVIWLYMSKLLTFIGQDPVISHEAGQFSIWLVPALFGYATLQALVRYLQTQSLIMPLLLTSCAILGFHIPLCWALVFKSGLGSLGGALAIGISYWLNVIFLGLYIKYSPACEKTRVPVSMEILGGIGEFFRFAIPSAVMICLEWWSFELLILLSGLLPNPELEASVLSVCLNTVSTLYAIPHGLGSAGSTRVSNELGAGNPQKARLAVHAAVCLAVTEAIVISTTLFVSRRVFGYVFSEEEEVVDYVTNIAPFLCLSVILDSVQGTLSGVVRGCGRQRIGAFINLGAFYLCGIPVAVILAFVVHLRGKGLWVGLQTGSLLQTSLLLIITGCTNWEEQATKARQRIFEGTSSVENGVLM; encoded by the exons ATGGAAGAGAGCCTGTTGGTGAAGGGCAAAGGTGGAGAGAAAAGGGGGGAGGGTTTAAGATGGGTTTTGGTGGGTGAAGAAGTGAAGAGGTTGGGTTGCTTGGCTGCACCCATGGTTGCTGTGATTCTATCACAGTACTTGTTACAAGTTATATCTCTAATGATGGTTGGACACCTGGGTGAGCTTGCTCTCTCTAGCACCGCCATAGCCATCTCCCTCTCTGGCGTCACCGGCTTTAGTTTTCTC TTAGGAATGGCTAGTGCACTGGAGACTCTATGTGGGCAAGCTTATGGAGCAGAACAATATCACAAGCTGGGAACTCAAACCTACACTGCTATTGTCTCCCTTTTATTGGTTTGTCTTCCTCTAGCTGTCATATGGCTCTACATGAGCAAACTGCTTACTTTTATAGGCCAGGACCCTGTAATTTCACATGAAGCCGGTCAATTCTCAATTTGGCTTGTTCCTGCACTCTTCGGTTATGCGACTCTTCAGGCCCTTGTTCGGTACTTACAAACCCAAAGCTTGATCATGCCTTTGCTCCTAACTTCATGCGCCATTCTTGGTTTCCATATACCTCTCTGTTGGGCTTTAGTATTCAAGTCTGGACTAGGTAGCCTTGGAGGGGCACTTGCAATTGGTATTTCATACTGGTTGAATGTAATTTTCCTTGGATTATACATTAAGTACTCTCCTGCTTGTGAGAAAACTCGTGTCCCGGTTTCAATGGAGATACTTGGAGGAATCGGAGAGTTTTTCCGCTTCGCTATCCCGTCAGCTGTAATGATTTG TCTAGAGTGGTGGTCGTTTGAGCTGCTTATATTGCTGTCCGGACTTCTACCTAACCCAGAGCTTGAAGCCTCTGTTCTCTCTGTATG TCTCAACACCGTCTCAACTCTGTATGCAATACCACATGGACTGGGTTCGGCTGGAAG CACAAGAGTTTCAAATGAATTAGGAGCTGGGAACCCGCAAAAGGCTCGTCTAGCTGTTCATGCAGCGGTATGTCTTGCAGTGACAGAGGCCATTGTTATAAGCACAACCCTCTTTGTCAGTCGGCGTGTTTTCGGTTATGTATTCAGCGAGGAAGAGGAAGTTGTGGATTATGTCACGAACATAGCTCCTTTCCTTTGTCTGTCTGTTATCTTAGACAGCGTACAAGGGACTCTTTCTG GTGTTGTTAGGGGATGCGGGCGGCAGCGTATCGGGGCTTTTATTAACCTTGGGGCATTTTATCTCTGTGGCATCCCAGTAGCTGTCATATTGGCTTTCGTGGTACATCTACGAGGAAAAGGCCTCTGGGTTGGACTGCAAACTGGTTCTCTTCTACAAACAAGTCTGCTTTTGATCATAACTGGCTGCACAAATTGGGAAGAGCAG GCAACCAAGGCACGGCAGAGGATATTTGAGGGAACATCTTCAGTAGAAAACGGAGTACTAATGTGA